Within the Gloeocapsa sp. DLM2.Bin57 genome, the region TCACTTTTTACGGGATTTTAGAACAAGTAAAAGATAAATTAGTTTACGGGAGAAATGTTAGCCAGGTTCTTAATTTCGTCGAAACAGGTAATGTTGACGGGGGGATACTCTTCTTAACAGATAGTAAAAATAGCGAGAGAATTCAAGTCGTAGCTACAGCACCTCCAGAATCCCATAGTCCTGTTGTTTATCCTATTGCTGTACTCACCAGTAGTCAACAACCAGAGTTAGCGCAAGAATTTATTAACTTTTTAGCTGGTAGTGAAGCTCAAGCAATTTTTAGTAAATATGGCTTTACAACTAAGGAATAAATAAAATGTTTAACTCAGATTTATCACCTCTGTGGATATCTTTAAGAGTTTCCTTATTAGCTACTATCATTGCTTTATTTTTCGGAACATTAGTAGCTTATTTAATGTATAAATATCAAGGAAGAGGGAAAGGACTGCTCGACGGAATCTTTACCTTACCACTGGTTTTACCACCTACAGTTGTGGGCTTTTTACTATTACTATTATTAGGGAGAAATAGTCCTGTAGGAAAACTCTTAATAGCGGGAGGAATCAGCGTTATTTTTACTTGGCAAGGAGGAGCGATCGCAGCTACTGTAGTTGCTTTTCCTTTAATTTATAAAACTATTTTAGGAGCATTTGAACAAATAGATGTAAACTTAATCAATGCAGGAAGAACCCTAGGAGCTAATGATTATCGTCTATTTTGGCAAATTCTTTTACCTTTAGCGTGGCGAGGAGTAATAGCAGGTATTATCCTAGGGTTTGCTAGAGCTTTAGGAGAATTTGGGGCTACCTTAATGATAGCAGGAAATATTCGCGGTCGAACTAGAACCATTCCTATTGCGATTTTTTCTGCAGCAGAAGGAGGGGATATGCTTCAAGCTTTAGGATGGGTTTTATTAATGATTACTATTGCTTTAGTAGCGATCGCTATTATTAATTATTATGCTAAATCCTCTAGTTTTAGTAGTCCTTGGTCATTTTGGGTAGGATATTGGATTATGAAGCGTCAAGGGAAAATAAAACAGCTTCTACCCTCCACCAAAAAGGGTTTATTAATGAATATCAGTAAAAGTTTACCTGGTTTTCAACTCAAGATTAATCTAGATCATGATAACACTCCTTTAGGGATTTTAGGTGCTTCTGGTTCAGGGAAAAGCATGACTCTTAAATGTTTAGCAGGATTAGAAAAACCAGATCAAGGTAGAATCGTACTCAACGGTAAAGTTTTTTTTGATTCTGAGCGTAAGATTAATATACCTTGTCATCATCGTCGTTTAGGAATTGTTTTCCAGAATTATGCTCTTTTTCCCCATCTCACCGTAGCTCAAAATATTGGTTTTGCTATCCAAGATTTAGCTAAATCAGAAAGAGAAGAAAGGATCAAAAACTTGATTAAACTGGTAGAATTAGAAGGGTTAGAGTATCGTTATCCCCAACAATTATCAGGAGGACAACAACAGAGAGTAGCTTTAGCTAGAGCTTTAGCAATTCAACCCGAAGCTTTACTATTTGATGAAGCACTTTCCGCGTTAGATACTTACTTACGTCATCAGATTGAACAAACATTAATTGACGTTTTAGCTAGTTATCATGGAGCTTCTTTATTCGTTACTCATAAATTAGAAGAAGCTTATCGAGTCTGTAACCAATTAGTTGTCTTTAATCATGGTAAAATCCTTCAACAAGGACGTAAAGAAGATATATTTGAGCGTCCTATTAGTAGCACAGTGGCTAGAGTTACTGAATGTAAAAACTTTTCTAGTGCTCAACAAATTAACAATAACACAATTAAAGCTTTAGATTGGGATTGTGAATTAAAAGTAATTGATGTTATTCCCCCTGAATTAACCTATGTCGGAATTCGCGCTCATCATTTACAGTTTAGGGAAGATAATCAACATCAGAATACTTTTTCTTGTTGGTTAACAAATATAAGTGAAACTCAACATCGGATCAGTTTATATTTAAAATTACATCAACCTCCAGAACATCATAAAGACTATCATCTTCAAGCTGAAGTTTATAAACAAAAGTGGGAAGAGTTGAAAAATCGTCCTTTTCCCTGGTATGTTTGTTTAAATGAGTTAAAATTATTTATGATGGAAAGTTAAGTAATATCGAATTGACTAAAATTTGCTAAAAATATAACAGAAGGAAGGAACAGGAAAGAACAGGGAACACCTAATACCTAATACCTAATACCTAACTCCTAAAGATCGCTTTTTCTTTTCCATTTGATATAAGTATCCCCTAAAAATCGATTTAATAGGTAGAACCTCTGTGTCCTACTTTGATAACTAAAACTAAAAGTTCATCATCTTTAATTTTACAAATAATTCGATAATCTCCTACACGATAACGCCATAAACCGGTTTTATCGCCTTTCAAAGCAGAACCCAAGCATCGAGGATTGTCTTCACAGACAATTCTTTCTTTTAAATAAAAAATAATACGTTTTTGAATTTTTTTATCGAGTTTCTTTAACTCTTTTTGTGCCCTAGGGTCAAATTTAATCTGCCAAGTCAAGGTCTTTCTCCACTGCAGCGATATCGATATAGTGATCAGGGGGATGGGCTAGGCGTTCTTCAGCCACCTTAAGATCTTCTAAATCTTCTAAATATTCAAGAACCGCTTCTTGAATTAAGTCATCTATATCTTTACCTAATTCTTTTGATAAGGATATTAATTTATTTTGAATATGTTCAGGAAATTTTAAATTGGGCATAACTGTAAAGCCAAACATAACTTATTATTTATTTTACAACTTATGCTTTGATTTACCCTCATCTTTCTCCCCCTTTACCTCACAGGGGTAAGTTTTTTACAAAGGATTGTACTTAGGATGAGACTCCGAAGACAATCCGGGAAAGTGGACAAGGACGTGTGTGTAACTTAATAGTACAAAGCTGCAAAAACACACTTTTTTGTATGTATTATATTCCTTGAACGCCGTTTTTCCTATGTATTATCTCCCTTGTATCCTTGTCTTCATTCCTCCGAGAGTCTCATCTTCACCGAAATGTAAAAAACCTACCCTTATGAGACCCCCTTGCTCCCGCTAATATTCAGGCATAATAAATATCATAACTTACTAGGCTTGATGCCATCTAATGTTAAATGCCTAATTCTTTAACAAGGATTTTTATTGGTACTATCTTTTTCATTATCACTATGATAGTAGCAGTAGTTGGTTATATTCTTTTTGGCTGGACTACCTTAGACTCGATTTATATGGTAATCATTACCATTTTTGGGGTAGGTTATGGAGAAGTGCAACCTTTAGAAACTCCAGCACAAAAAGTGTTCACTATTTTAGTTATCATTGCGGGAACATCATCAGCGGTATATAGTGTAGGAGGTTTTGTCCAAATGATCACCGAGGGAGAAATCAATAAAGCGTTAAATACTCAACGTCAACAAAAAACCATCGACAATTTAAGCGATCATATCATTATTTGTGGTTTTGAACGTATGGGACAAATTCTCGCCCAACAACTCCATAAATCAGGAGAACAATTTATTGTTTTAGATAATAATCCTGAGAGTTTAACCATTGCTGAATCTTTAAATTATTTAATCAAAATAGGTGATGTTACTGATGAAACTTTCTTAGAAAGTATAGGGATTTTAAGAGCAAAAATTATCGCAGTTGTTTTACCTGATGATACGGCTAATGTTTTTATTACTTTAACAGCGAGAAGTTTAAACCCTGATCTAACTATTATTGCCCGAGGAGATCGCCCTTCTACTGAGAAAAAACTCCTCTTAGCTGGTGCTAATCATATTATCTTACCCGCTAGTCTTAGTGCTTTGAGAATAGCTAATTTAATCACTCATCCTACTGCTTTAGA harbors:
- a CDS encoding type II toxin-antitoxin system RelE/ParE family toxin gives rise to the protein MTWQIKFDPRAQKELKKLDKKIQKRIIFYLKERIVCEDNPRCLGSALKGDKTGLWRYRVGDYRIICKIKDDELLVLVIKVGHRGSTY
- a CDS encoding CopG family transcriptional regulator, whose amino-acid sequence is MFGFTVMPNLKFPEHIQNKLISLSKELGKDIDDLIQEAVLEYLEDLEDLKVAEERLAHPPDHYIDIAAVEKDLDLAD
- the modB gene encoding molybdate ABC transporter permease subunit; the encoded protein is MFNSDLSPLWISLRVSLLATIIALFFGTLVAYLMYKYQGRGKGLLDGIFTLPLVLPPTVVGFLLLLLLGRNSPVGKLLIAGGISVIFTWQGGAIAATVVAFPLIYKTILGAFEQIDVNLINAGRTLGANDYRLFWQILLPLAWRGVIAGIILGFARALGEFGATLMIAGNIRGRTRTIPIAIFSAAEGGDMLQALGWVLLMITIALVAIAIINYYAKSSSFSSPWSFWVGYWIMKRQGKIKQLLPSTKKGLLMNISKSLPGFQLKINLDHDNTPLGILGASGSGKSMTLKCLAGLEKPDQGRIVLNGKVFFDSERKINIPCHHRRLGIVFQNYALFPHLTVAQNIGFAIQDLAKSEREERIKNLIKLVELEGLEYRYPQQLSGGQQQRVALARALAIQPEALLFDEALSALDTYLRHQIEQTLIDVLASYHGASLFVTHKLEEAYRVCNQLVVFNHGKILQQGRKEDIFERPISSTVARVTECKNFSSAQQINNNTIKALDWDCELKVIDVIPPELTYVGIRAHHLQFREDNQHQNTFSCWLTNISETQHRISLYLKLHQPPEHHKDYHLQAEVYKQKWEELKNRPFPWYVCLNELKLFMMES
- a CDS encoding potassium channel protein; this encodes MPNSLTRIFIGTIFFIITMIVAVVGYILFGWTTLDSIYMVIITIFGVGYGEVQPLETPAQKVFTILVIIAGTSSAVYSVGGFVQMITEGEINKALNTQRQQKTIDNLSDHIIICGFERMGQILAQQLHKSGEQFIVLDNNPESLTIAESLNYLIKIGDVTDETFLESIGILRAKIIAVVLPDDTANVFITLTARSLNPDLTIIARGDRPSTEKKLLLAGANHIILPASLSALRIANLITHPTALDFLGHKQELNYLNELLGQLNIEMNELLILADSPLIGKTIRELQVRSQGNFIVVALSRSDGELIIPPNPSLILNKGDNLILLGNTGNLNKLELSFALKRKERLYRGVKI